In Dermacentor silvarum isolate Dsil-2018 chromosome 2, BIME_Dsil_1.4, whole genome shotgun sequence, the following proteins share a genomic window:
- the LOC119440794 gene encoding uncharacterized protein LOC119440794, with the protein MMKWRVQGKPGGCSTRKSIGIRSAKRANAEDSDDVRASLDFLDQVIAEYNGNAAENGVTPTPPENDAVVAKPPKGRPGDLPPPAAGSDERPDVPPPPPAHERFSINLVIVNDVVKEDPGERAADDTTPPPVPKRPPPSLPRSSSTGSVTSSREYPVSPPPRRRYLSPERRRRALMMNGNAANGGTTSASIPDSPDNRLDRPFRRPITVPLDPILQATTPIPPAEQPRVTALTCQSDTISSRTLLRTGSQPTYVDCDGDSPSHLDRVDSFGRDDNLRRHATSAVDFRSPPVQTRLLKEFADLSSPMEVSRALVRTGSHAVDNSVSPSADNRPQDGIVTNNDSLRRQVSSPICSRAFFYSATKPCVLQRQDASAQDVGDEVKNPTGTALKVSSPSQHTKHPNDIAESEISSQNKPGSFKPVACAHNGRLESEDSKVVGVVNGRYSPNETIHDRDNTRLTVTFRTLPETGSFRRKSESRNSIHVDFNVRDGLPWNGRTQSAASSSNGDPVIENGHTAAVSSSGLCRSRSLRSHRKPELSDGVAASRTMEDFSPPPLPPRKAKEEARRQAEENASPTLKRVTFHILPTTHENSEHKDRPSSAEKPPPSTGDCPEDGFFTRPPPKTPSPIVGKGRAASPMCHRATNGTHSPVVGKVREPSPQCQRRLNGCTKAAPAVAKVNGTKTGPRDTARTPQGTKDAKANPVVKKTFEPPPAASDVSTDCYNVYNVRTGKISSTVTKPNALGRSAARVPLESVQCANGTTAAPRREGQLTKLRNMSPTREAEKLIGKIISRCKSSAVLNGKDKKPASSPPPPPPSADGANAQPQLLKLTARQQQRHSRCTKCAHAQAAK; encoded by the exons CTCCGACGATGTCCGGGCGTCCCTGGATTTCTTGGACCAAGTGATCGCCGAGTACAACGGCAATGCCGCGGAGAACGGTGTGACGCCGACTCCTCCCGAGAATGACGCCGTTGTCGCCAAGCCGCCCAAGGG CCGACCGGGCGACctccctcctcctgctgctgGCTCGGACGAGAGGCCCGAcgtgccgccaccgccgccggcgcACGAACGCTTCTCCATCAACCTGGTCATCGTGAACGACGTCGTTAAG GAGGACCCAGGCGAACGGGCAGCGGACGACACTACGCCACCACCGGTGCCCAAACGGCCCCCGCCAAGCCTACCCCGTTCCTCGTCCACGggctccgtgacgtcatcgcgcgagTATCCCGTCAGTCCCCCGCCGAGGAGGCGGTACCTGAGCCCCGAGCGACGACGACGGGCACTGATGATGAACGGAAACGCCGCTAATGGCGGCACTACCTCGGCGAGCATCCCGGACTCGCCGGACAACCGTCTGGACCGGCCCTTCCGGCGTCCTATCACAGTTCCCCTCGACCCCATCCTTCAGGCGACGACGCCGATACCCCCGGCCGAACAACCGCGCGTGACTGCTCTCACGTGCCAAAGCGACACGATATCCTCCAGAACGCTGCTTAGGACGGGGAGCCAGCCGACGTACGTAGATTGCGATGGCGACTCACCGAGTCATCTGGATCGCGTCGACAGCTTCGGCAGGGACGACAATCTGCGTAGGCATGCGACCTCTGCAGTCGATTTCCGGTCGCCACCAGTGCAAACGCGCCTGCTGAAAGAGTTTGCCGATCTTTCCAGCCCGATGGAAGTGTCGAGAGCGCTAGTGAGGACGGGCAGCCATGCTGTTGACAATTCGGTAAGCCCCAGCGCCGATAATAGGCCTCAGGACGGTATTGTCACGAATAACGACAGCCTTCGGCGGCAAGTGTCGTCTCCCATATGCTCCAGAGCTTTCTTCTACTCTGCTACTAAGCCGTGCGTTTTGCAGAGGCAAGATGCAAGTGCGCAGGATGTAGGTGACGAAGTGAAGAACCCAACGGGAACAGCTTTAAAGGTGAGTTCCCCAAGTCAGCACACGAAGCACCCCAATGATATTGCTGAAAGCGAAATCAGTAGCCAAAATAAGCCAGGTAGCTTTAAGCCTGTGGCCTGTGCACACAATGGTCGCTTGGAGTCGGAAGACAGCAAAGTCGTCGGTGTGGTCAACGGTCGCTACTCGCCGAACGAAACCATTCACGACAGGGACAACACCAGGCTAACAGTAACGTTCCGAACTCTGCCAGAAACGGGGAGCTTCCGGCGCAAATCCGAATCTCGCAACTCCATACACGTGGACTTCAACGTTCGCGACGGCCTTCCCTGGAACGGGCGGACACAAAGCGCCGCGTCGTCGAGCAACGGTGACCCCGTCATCGAGAACGGCCACACCGCAGCGGTATCGAGCTCAGGTTTGTGTCGCAGTCGCAGTCTCCGAAGTCATCGGAAGCCCGAGCTGTCGGATGGCGTTGCTGCGTCCAGGACGATGGAGGACTTCTCGCCTCCGCCGCTTCCGCCGCGCAAGGCTAAGGAGGAGGCCAGGCGGCAGGCAGAGGAGAACGCCTCGCCCACGCTCAAGAGGGTCACCTTCCACATCCTTCCCACGACCCACGAGAACTCGGAACACAAGGACAGGCCTTCCTCCGCGGAGaagccgcctccttcgactggAGATTGTCCAGAGGACGGCTTCTTCACACGTCCGCCCCCAAAGACTCCGTCACCCATAGTGGGAAAAGGCCGAGCGGCGTCGCCCATGTGCCATCGAGCAACAAACGGCACTCACTCGCCCGTCGTCGGGAAGGTCAGGGAGCCGTCGCCCCAGTGTCAACGCAGGCTGAACGGGTGCACGAAGGCAGCGCCAGCCGTCGCGAAGGTGAATGGCACCAAAACGGGACCGAGGGACACTGCGAGGACGCCGCAGGGAACGAAAGATGCCAAGGCGAACCCCGTGGTCAAGAAGACGTTCGAACCGCCTCCGGCGGCCAGCGATGTCTCTACGGACTGCTATAACGTATACAACGTCCGCACCGGGAAGATCTCGTCCACCGTGACCAAGCCGAACGCGCTTGGCCGCAGCGCCGCCCGAGTGCCCCTGGAGAGCGTTCAGTGCGCCAACGGAACCACGGCGGCTCCCCGGAGAGAAGGCCAGTTGACCAAGCTGAGGAACATGTCTCCGACCAGGGAGGCGGAGAAGCTCATCGGCAAGATCATCTCTAG GTGCAAGTCGAGCGCGGTGCTGAACGGCAAGGACAAAAAGCCCGcctcgtcgccgccgccgccccctCCATCTGCGGACGGAGCCAACGCTCAGCCGCAGCTGCTCAAACTCACCGCCAGGCAGCAGCAGCGACACAGTAGGTGCACCAAGTGCGCCCATGCCCAGGCGGCCAAGTGA